Proteins found in one Corynebacterium freneyi genomic segment:
- a CDS encoding metallophosphoesterase family protein has protein sequence MQRLTEAYRGARVEPIDETTRYVIMSDCHRGDGSKSDEFLKNKNSYTAALDHYWREGFTYVEAGDGDELWEYDYKHIIRANRAVWERHLEFHRAGRMIRMWGNHDVELQDPDYVRENLWTAEHPGTGEVGPFFDGLDPIEAVVFRRAETGQEILLVHGHQGDLPNDQAWRFNRFWLRVFWKYMHRLGFHSPTSPVANSYKRHKVERNYVKWIRKNRTALICGHTHREKFPAGGDMPYFNAGSCVYPSHITALEIVGATVALVRWRVDPNEDGILQVTRRVVSGPTPIGDFDIRG, from the coding sequence ATGCAACGCCTCACCGAGGCGTACCGGGGCGCCCGCGTCGAACCCATCGACGAGACGACGCGGTACGTCATCATGAGCGACTGCCACCGCGGCGACGGGTCGAAGTCGGACGAATTCCTGAAGAACAAGAACTCCTATACCGCCGCCCTCGACCACTACTGGCGGGAGGGCTTCACCTACGTCGAAGCCGGCGACGGCGACGAACTGTGGGAATACGACTACAAGCACATCATCCGCGCCAACCGAGCCGTGTGGGAACGCCACCTCGAATTCCACCGCGCCGGCCGGATGATCCGCATGTGGGGCAACCACGACGTCGAGCTGCAGGACCCCGACTACGTCCGCGAGAACCTCTGGACCGCCGAGCATCCCGGCACCGGCGAGGTCGGGCCGTTTTTCGACGGGCTCGACCCCATCGAGGCCGTCGTGTTCCGCAGGGCCGAGACCGGGCAGGAAATCCTCCTCGTCCACGGCCACCAGGGCGACCTGCCCAACGATCAGGCCTGGCGATTCAACCGGTTTTGGCTGCGCGTGTTCTGGAAATACATGCACAGGCTCGGCTTCCACAGCCCCACCAGCCCGGTGGCCAACTCGTACAAGCGGCACAAGGTGGAACGCAACTACGTCAAGTGGATCCGCAAGAACCGCACGGCCCTGATCTGCGGGCACACGCACCGGGAGAAGTTCCCCGCCGGCGGCGACATGCCGTACTTCAACGCCGGCAGCTGCGTCTACCCGTCTCACATCACCGCACTGGAAATCGTCGGCGCCACCGTGGCGCTGGTGCGGTGGCGCGTCGACCCCAACGAGGACGGAATCCTGCAGGTCACGCGCCGCGTCGTGTCGGGGCCCACCCCCATCGGGGACTTCGACATCCGGGGCTGA
- the lipB gene encoding lipoyl(octanoyl) transferase LipB: protein MTNTARTQESRPADAADADAAHGTPEPVTHPASSIRASDEPIEVVDLGTVDYVDTWRRQADAAAARAAGEIGDQLWALEHPSTYTAGKRTQPEDRPDNGLPVVDVDRGGRITWHGPGQLVCYPIVKLAEPLDVVDYVRRIEEAVIHVVRGLGLDDAGRVEGRSGVWLPAGVVGGELKPSRKVAAIGIRVTHGVTMHGVSLNCDNTLDYYGHIVPCGIADAGVTTLSEELGRDVTVADLREPLVSAIAAALDGDLRVADHDL, encoded by the coding sequence ATGACGAACACGGCCCGCACGCAGGAATCCCGACCCGCCGACGCAGCCGACGCCGACGCGGCCCACGGCACGCCGGAACCGGTGACGCACCCCGCGTCGTCGATTCGGGCGTCGGACGAGCCGATCGAGGTCGTGGATCTGGGCACGGTCGATTACGTGGACACGTGGCGCAGGCAGGCCGATGCCGCCGCGGCGCGTGCGGCCGGCGAGATCGGCGATCAGCTGTGGGCGCTCGAGCACCCGAGCACGTACACGGCGGGCAAGCGCACGCAGCCGGAGGACCGCCCGGACAATGGGCTGCCGGTCGTCGACGTCGACCGCGGCGGCCGCATCACGTGGCATGGGCCGGGGCAGCTGGTGTGCTACCCCATCGTGAAGTTGGCGGAGCCGCTGGACGTGGTCGATTACGTGCGTCGCATCGAGGAGGCCGTCATCCACGTCGTCCGCGGGTTGGGGCTTGACGACGCCGGCCGGGTCGAGGGCCGCTCCGGAGTGTGGCTTCCGGCGGGCGTCGTCGGGGGCGAGTTGAAGCCGTCGCGGAAGGTCGCGGCGATCGGCATCCGCGTCACCCACGGGGTGACCATGCATGGCGTGTCATTGAATTGCGACAACACGTTGGACTACTACGGGCACATCGTTCCGTGCGGCATCGCCGACGCCGGAGTGACCACGTTGAGCGAGGAATTGGGCCGCGACGTCACCGTGGCGGACCTGCGGGAACCTTTGGTTTCGGCTATCGCCGCCGCTCTGGATGGCGACCTTCGCGTCGCCGATCACGATCTGTAG
- a CDS encoding leucyl aminopeptidase codes for MTTSRNTGFVTPNSAVLEEVLPATGTRVSIEAAGDRALADLGADCLLVALLDGEDLELVASSVLGDKAADVLAQLEAVDASAKLEKITRIPAPEGCGVASVAAVGLGDADPDAETIRRASGAAARALGSVDHVVSALGELDAVAAAEGFGMGAYSYGGLKKKGGSDDAADSAAGAKDGAADKRRTLTVVGASDADVERAAAVVDAVATARDFVNTASSHLYPEVFADAAAKLGESAGLDVEVLDDEALAAGGFGGLTAVGGGSVRGPRLVRLTWHGGAEGDAKAADGAAKVALVGKGVTFDTGGISLKPGANMDNMISDMGGAAAVIATVVLAARLGLEVPVTATVPMAENMPGGRAYRPGDVITQYGGTTVEILNTDAEGRLILADAIVRACEDGPTHLIDTATLTGAQLVALGGRTPGVLGTDEFRDRVAELSRDAGEGGWAMPIPEEGAEGLKSPVADLRNISNSREAGMSVAAAYLREFVADDVEWVHIDVAGPAYNTNAPWGYTPKRATGVPVRTMLAALEDLAGK; via the coding sequence ATGACCACGTCCCGCAACACGGGCTTCGTCACCCCCAATTCGGCCGTTCTCGAGGAGGTGCTGCCGGCGACGGGCACGCGCGTGTCCATCGAGGCCGCCGGTGATCGGGCGTTGGCCGATCTGGGCGCCGATTGCCTGCTCGTCGCGTTGCTCGACGGCGAGGATCTGGAGTTGGTGGCGTCGTCGGTGCTCGGCGACAAGGCCGCGGACGTATTGGCCCAGTTGGAGGCCGTGGATGCGTCGGCGAAGTTGGAGAAGATCACGCGCATCCCGGCGCCGGAGGGGTGCGGCGTCGCGTCGGTCGCCGCCGTGGGCCTCGGTGACGCGGATCCGGATGCGGAGACGATTCGCCGCGCGTCCGGTGCCGCGGCTCGTGCGCTGGGTTCGGTCGATCATGTGGTTTCCGCGCTCGGCGAGCTCGACGCCGTCGCGGCGGCCGAGGGCTTCGGCATGGGCGCCTACTCCTACGGCGGGCTGAAGAAGAAGGGCGGCTCCGACGATGCCGCCGATTCGGCCGCCGGGGCGAAGGACGGGGCTGCGGACAAGCGCCGCACCCTGACCGTCGTCGGAGCGTCCGACGCCGACGTCGAGCGCGCCGCGGCCGTGGTGGATGCCGTGGCCACCGCCCGCGACTTCGTCAACACCGCGTCGTCGCACCTGTACCCGGAGGTCTTCGCCGACGCCGCCGCGAAGCTCGGTGAGTCGGCGGGCCTCGACGTCGAGGTGCTCGACGACGAGGCGCTGGCGGCGGGCGGCTTCGGTGGCCTCACGGCCGTCGGCGGCGGTTCCGTCCGCGGCCCGCGTCTGGTGCGCCTGACGTGGCACGGCGGCGCGGAGGGTGACGCGAAGGCCGCCGACGGTGCGGCGAAGGTCGCCCTCGTGGGCAAGGGCGTCACGTTCGACACCGGTGGCATCTCGTTGAAGCCGGGCGCGAACATGGACAACATGATCTCCGACATGGGTGGTGCGGCGGCGGTCATCGCCACCGTGGTGCTCGCCGCCCGCCTGGGGCTGGAGGTTCCCGTCACCGCCACCGTTCCGATGGCCGAGAACATGCCCGGCGGCCGCGCCTACCGCCCGGGTGACGTCATCACCCAGTACGGCGGCACGACGGTCGAGATCCTCAACACCGATGCCGAGGGACGTCTCATCCTCGCCGATGCCATCGTCCGCGCCTGCGAGGATGGCCCGACCCACCTCATCGACACCGCCACCCTCACCGGTGCGCAGCTCGTCGCGCTGGGCGGCCGCACTCCGGGCGTGCTGGGCACCGACGAGTTCCGCGACCGCGTCGCCGAGCTGTCCCGCGACGCCGGCGAAGGTGGCTGGGCCATGCCGATTCCGGAGGAAGGTGCCGAGGGCCTGAAGTCCCCCGTCGCCGACCTGCGCAACATCTCCAACTCCCGTGAGGCGGGCATGAGCGTCGCGGCCGCATACCTGCGCGAGTTCGTCGCCGATGACGTCGAGTGGGTCCACATCGACGTCGCGGGCCCGGCGTACAACACGAATGCTCCGTGGGGTTACACCCCCAAGCGGGCCACCGGCGTTCCCGTCCGCACCATGCTCGCGGCGCTGGAGGATCTCGCCGGGAAGTAA
- a CDS encoding RDD family protein gives MAEKSNWLEGPQVPGQFDDPDNLSEYPGQNLGLAQSGEGSQASLLRRVGGILLDWFFCMFLTSLVYPFAGPSQEQIEQFGDPFIAWQSFTATWTALIFLIVGTVSVWLFGRTPGQGILRMGVARVDVPGERVGLWRAFVRTFLTLLLLPPAIQDSDLRGMHDRATGTAVIRG, from the coding sequence ATGGCCGAAAAGAGCAATTGGCTCGAAGGACCCCAGGTCCCCGGGCAGTTCGACGACCCCGACAACCTCTCCGAATACCCCGGGCAAAACCTCGGGCTGGCGCAATCGGGGGAGGGGTCGCAGGCGTCGCTGCTGCGCCGCGTGGGCGGCATCCTGCTCGACTGGTTTTTCTGCATGTTCCTCACCTCGCTGGTGTACCCCTTCGCGGGCCCCAGCCAGGAGCAGATCGAACAGTTCGGCGACCCGTTCATCGCGTGGCAGTCGTTCACCGCGACGTGGACGGCGCTGATCTTCCTCATCGTCGGCACCGTGTCGGTGTGGCTGTTCGGCCGCACCCCGGGCCAGGGGATCCTGCGCATGGGCGTCGCCCGCGTCGACGTCCCCGGCGAACGCGTCGGACTGTGGCGCGCGTTCGTGCGCACGTTCCTGACGCTGCTGCTCCTGCCGCCGGCCATCCAGGACTCCGACCTGCGCGGCATGCACGACCGCGCCACCGGCACCGCCGTCATCCGCGGATAG
- the glnA gene encoding type I glutamate--ammonia ligase has product MNFTSPAEVVKYIEEEGIEFVDVRFTDVPGTEQHFTIPASAFDEDAIAEGLAFDGSSIRGFTTIDESDMTLLPDLKTARLDPFRTAKTLNIQFFVNDPFTLEPFSRDPRNIARKAEEYMESTGIADTCFVGAEAEFYLFDSVKFRVDAHAGFYEVDSVEGWWNRGNDENPDGSPNLGYKTRMKGGYFPVAPYDHYQDLRDEMCNLLRDIGFEMERQHHEVGTGGQQEINYKFNSLLHAADDLQTFKYVIKNAAWRAGKSATFMPKPLADDNGSGMHAHLSLWKDGEPLFYDEAGYGGLSDTARYFIGGILEHAGAVLAFTNPTLNSYHRLVKGFEAPINLVYSQRNRSAAVRIPITGSNPKAKRVEFRAPDPSGNPYLGFAAMLMAGLDGIKNRIEPHAPVDKDLYELPPEEAADIPQAPTSLEASLAALRDDHEFLLEGDVFTEDLIQTYIDYKYANEIEPVRLRPTPQEFEMYYDC; this is encoded by the coding sequence ATGAACTTCACCTCCCCCGCCGAGGTCGTCAAGTACATCGAGGAGGAGGGCATCGAGTTCGTCGACGTCCGCTTCACCGACGTTCCCGGCACCGAGCAGCACTTCACCATCCCGGCGTCCGCCTTCGACGAGGACGCCATCGCCGAGGGACTGGCGTTCGACGGTTCGTCCATCCGGGGATTCACCACGATCGACGAGTCCGACATGACCCTGCTGCCGGACCTGAAGACCGCGCGACTCGACCCGTTCCGCACCGCGAAGACCCTCAACATCCAGTTCTTCGTCAACGACCCGTTCACCCTGGAGCCGTTCTCCCGCGACCCGCGCAACATCGCGCGCAAGGCCGAGGAGTACATGGAGTCCACCGGCATCGCCGACACCTGCTTCGTCGGCGCCGAAGCCGAGTTCTACCTTTTCGACTCCGTGAAGTTCCGCGTCGACGCCCACGCCGGCTTCTACGAGGTCGACTCCGTCGAGGGCTGGTGGAACCGCGGCAACGACGAAAACCCCGACGGCTCGCCGAACCTGGGCTACAAGACCCGCATGAAGGGCGGTTACTTCCCCGTCGCCCCGTACGACCACTACCAGGATCTGCGCGACGAAATGTGCAACCTGCTGCGCGACATCGGCTTCGAGATGGAACGCCAGCACCACGAGGTCGGCACCGGCGGCCAGCAGGAGATCAACTACAAGTTCAACTCCCTGCTGCACGCGGCCGATGATCTGCAGACGTTCAAGTACGTCATCAAGAACGCCGCGTGGCGCGCCGGCAAGTCGGCGACCTTCATGCCGAAGCCGCTGGCGGACGACAACGGTTCGGGCATGCACGCCCACCTGTCGCTGTGGAAGGACGGCGAGCCGCTGTTCTACGACGAGGCCGGCTACGGCGGCCTGTCGGACACGGCGCGCTACTTCATCGGCGGCATCCTGGAGCACGCCGGCGCGGTGCTGGCGTTCACCAACCCGACCCTGAACTCGTACCACCGCCTGGTGAAGGGCTTCGAGGCGCCGATCAACCTGGTGTACTCGCAGCGCAACCGCTCGGCGGCGGTGCGCATCCCGATCACCGGCTCGAACCCGAAGGCCAAGCGCGTGGAGTTCCGTGCGCCGGACCCGTCGGGCAACCCGTACCTGGGCTTCGCCGCGATGCTGATGGCCGGCCTGGACGGCATCAAGAACCGCATCGAGCCGCACGCGCCGGTGGACAAGGACCTCTACGAGCTGCCGCCGGAGGAGGCCGCGGACATCCCGCAGGCGCCGACGTCGCTGGAGGCGTCCCTGGCCGCCCTGCGCGACGACCACGAGTTCCTCCTCGAGGGCGACGTGTTCACCGAGGACCTGATCCAGACGTACATCGACTACAAGTACGCCAACGAGATCGAGCCGGTCCGCCTGCGCCCCACGCCGCAGGAGTTCGAGATGTACTACGACTGCTAG
- a CDS encoding DUF4191 domain-containing protein — protein MAKKDELKASKKAERSAKRAKRKETRGQMWQAFKLQKARDKKLIPYMLLGLLGPVLVLLIIGLLIGGMWAWFLPILGLSIGFALAMWIFTKRLEATFFSEAEGQMGAAGWALDNMRSGVGIVWHVTQAAQANQQLDAVHRVIGNPGVVLVGEGDEARVKAMMAREKKTLARFLGDTPIYEIMVGTGEGQVPVKKLQREMLRFPRNYDKDQANKLASRVESMEKIRDARASLPKGPLPKGARQQSMNRRARRMQQRQQKRG, from the coding sequence ATGGCGAAAAAGGACGAGCTGAAAGCTTCGAAGAAGGCCGAGCGGTCGGCCAAGCGCGCGAAGCGCAAGGAGACCCGCGGCCAGATGTGGCAGGCCTTCAAGCTGCAGAAGGCCCGCGACAAGAAGCTGATTCCGTACATGCTGCTGGGCCTGCTGGGCCCGGTGCTGGTGCTGTTGATCATCGGTTTGTTGATCGGCGGCATGTGGGCGTGGTTCCTGCCGATCCTCGGTTTGTCGATCGGTTTCGCGTTGGCGATGTGGATCTTCACCAAGCGGCTGGAGGCGACGTTCTTTTCCGAGGCGGAGGGTCAGATGGGCGCCGCCGGGTGGGCGTTGGACAACATGCGTTCCGGCGTCGGCATCGTGTGGCACGTCACGCAGGCGGCGCAGGCGAATCAGCAGCTTGATGCGGTGCATCGCGTCATCGGCAACCCGGGCGTGGTTCTGGTGGGCGAGGGCGACGAGGCCCGCGTGAAGGCGATGATGGCCCGCGAGAAGAAGACGCTGGCGCGTTTCCTGGGCGATACCCCGATCTACGAGATCATGGTGGGCACGGGCGAGGGCCAGGTGCCGGTGAAGAAGCTGCAGCGCGAGATGCTGCGTTTCCCGCGCAATTACGACAAGGATCAGGCCAACAAGTTGGCGTCGCGCGTGGAGTCGATGGAGAAGATCCGCGATGCCCGTGCGTCGTTGCCGAAGGGGCCGCTGCCGAAGGGCGCTCGTCAGCAGTCGATGAATCGTCGTGCGCGCCGCATGCAGCAGCGTCAGCAGAAGCGGGGCTAG
- the lipA gene encoding lipoyl synthase: protein MSTAPEGRRLLRIEAKNAETPIEHKPSWIRTTAKTGPEYKAMKKRVSGASLHTVCQEANCPNLFECWEDREATFLIGGDQCTRRCDFCNIATGKPEALDRDEPRRVAESVREMGLRYATVTGVARDDLPDGASWLYAETCRQIRELNPGTGVELLVDDFRGDGEAAEVVFEARPDVFAHNIETVPRIFKKIRPAFRYDRSLEMISRARAAGLVTKSNLILGMGEDRDEILGAMRDLHDAGCDILTITQYLRPSPMHHPIDRWVKPEEFVELSEAAYEMGFAGVMAGPLVRSSYRAGRLFARALAARGEELPEHLSSLGEDVSTNQEASSLLKKYGASKDSEVAPAR from the coding sequence ATGTCTACAGCACCTGAAGGTCGTCGTTTGCTGCGCATCGAGGCGAAAAACGCCGAGACGCCCATCGAGCACAAGCCCTCGTGGATCCGCACCACCGCGAAGACGGGTCCGGAGTACAAGGCGATGAAGAAACGGGTGTCGGGCGCGTCGCTGCACACGGTGTGCCAGGAGGCGAACTGCCCGAACCTGTTCGAGTGTTGGGAGGACCGTGAGGCGACGTTCCTCATCGGCGGCGACCAGTGCACGCGGCGCTGCGATTTCTGCAACATCGCCACGGGCAAGCCGGAGGCGCTGGACCGCGATGAGCCGCGACGCGTGGCCGAATCCGTCCGCGAGATGGGGCTGCGGTACGCGACGGTGACGGGTGTCGCCCGCGATGATCTGCCGGATGGTGCGTCGTGGCTGTACGCGGAGACGTGCCGGCAGATTCGCGAGCTCAACCCGGGCACGGGCGTGGAGCTGCTGGTCGACGATTTCCGCGGCGACGGCGAGGCGGCGGAGGTCGTGTTCGAGGCGCGGCCGGACGTGTTCGCGCACAACATCGAGACGGTGCCGCGGATTTTCAAGAAGATTCGCCCGGCGTTCCGCTACGACCGCAGCCTGGAGATGATTTCGCGGGCCCGTGCGGCGGGTTTGGTGACCAAGTCGAACCTGATCCTGGGCATGGGCGAGGATCGCGACGAGATTCTGGGCGCGATGCGGGATCTGCATGATGCGGGGTGCGACATCCTGACCATCACGCAGTACCTGCGTCCGTCGCCGATGCACCATCCGATCGACCGGTGGGTGAAGCCGGAGGAGTTCGTCGAGCTGTCGGAGGCCGCGTACGAGATGGGCTTCGCCGGCGTCATGGCCGGCCCGCTGGTGCGTTCGTCGTACCGCGCCGGCCGACTGTTCGCCCGTGCGTTGGCTGCGCGCGGCGAGGAGTTGCCCGAGCACCTTTCTTCCCTGGGCGAGGACGTGTCCACCAACCAGGAGGCGTCGAGCCTGCTGAAGAAGTACGGGGCGTCGAAGGATTCGGAGGTCGCCCCGGCCCGCTAG
- the sucB gene encoding 2-oxoglutarate dehydrogenase, E2 component, dihydrolipoamide succinyltransferase, whose amino-acid sequence MATSVEMPELGESVTEGTITTWLKKVGDTVEVDEPLLEVSTDKVDTEIPSPVAGVLLEILAEEDDTVDVGAVIAKIGDADEADDSGSDDAEDEADEPAEDEQKDDEAEEKDEKPKKSGGSGGGKATDVEMPELGESVTEGTITAWLKEVGDTVEVDEPLLEVSTDKVDTEIPSPVAGTLVEVLAEVDDTVDVGAVIARIGDADAAASDDSDDSDDDEDVPSEEAIEEAESKDDNATVDEAEEKDEKPKKSGGSGGKASDVEMPELGESVTEGTITAWLKEVGDTVEVDEPLLEVSTDKVDTEIPSPVAGTLVEVLFDVDDTVDVGAVIARVGDADAADGDAEVAAAEAEAEKKAEPEEPKKEAPKKEAKAAKAEQSSPKKDEPKQEAPKKEEPKKESEQDTSGNADVPYVTPLVRKLADKHGVDLSKVEGSGIGGRIRKQDVLKAAEAGSGADKADESASSNWSTKGVRPELAELRGTTQRVNRIREITAAKTLESLQTSAQLTQLHEVDMTEVWELRAEKKAEFQDKHGVKLTFLPFFAKAVVEALVSHPNVNASWDENKKEITYHEKVNLGIAVDTERGLLSPVIHDAQDMSLPELAAAIVDIADRARNNKLKPNDLSGGTFTITNIGSEGALSDTPILVPPQGAMIGTGVIKKRPVVVTENGNDAIGIRAMAYLPITYDHRLIDGADAGRFMTTVVDRLQVADFQRDLGL is encoded by the coding sequence ATGGCGACCTCTGTTGAGATGCCCGAACTGGGCGAATCCGTAACCGAGGGAACGATTACCACCTGGTTGAAGAAGGTCGGCGACACCGTCGAGGTCGACGAGCCGCTGCTCGAGGTCTCCACCGACAAGGTCGACACCGAGATTCCGTCCCCGGTTGCCGGCGTGCTGCTCGAGATCCTCGCGGAAGAGGACGACACCGTCGACGTCGGCGCGGTCATCGCCAAGATCGGTGACGCCGACGAGGCCGACGATTCCGGCTCCGACGACGCCGAGGATGAGGCCGACGAGCCCGCCGAGGACGAGCAGAAGGACGACGAGGCCGAGGAGAAGGACGAGAAGCCGAAGAAGTCCGGCGGCTCCGGTGGCGGCAAGGCCACCGACGTCGAGATGCCGGAGCTCGGCGAGTCCGTCACCGAGGGCACCATCACCGCGTGGCTGAAGGAGGTCGGCGACACCGTCGAGGTCGACGAGCCGCTGCTGGAGGTCTCCACCGACAAGGTCGACACCGAAATCCCGTCGCCGGTCGCCGGCACCCTCGTCGAGGTGCTCGCCGAGGTCGACGACACCGTCGACGTCGGCGCGGTCATCGCCCGCATCGGTGACGCCGACGCGGCCGCCTCGGACGATTCCGATGATTCCGATGACGACGAGGACGTGCCGTCGGAGGAGGCCATCGAGGAGGCGGAGTCCAAGGACGACAACGCCACCGTCGACGAGGCCGAGGAGAAGGACGAGAAGCCGAAGAAGTCCGGTGGCTCCGGTGGCAAGGCCTCCGACGTCGAGATGCCGGAGCTCGGCGAGTCCGTCACCGAGGGCACCATCACCGCGTGGCTGAAGGAGGTCGGCGACACCGTCGAGGTCGACGAGCCGCTGCTGGAGGTCTCCACCGACAAGGTCGACACCGAAATCCCCTCGCCGGTGGCCGGCACCCTGGTCGAGGTTCTCTTCGACGTCGACGACACCGTCGACGTCGGTGCGGTCATCGCCCGCGTGGGTGACGCCGACGCCGCCGACGGCGATGCCGAGGTCGCCGCCGCCGAGGCCGAGGCCGAGAAGAAGGCCGAGCCGGAGGAGCCCAAGAAGGAGGCTCCGAAGAAGGAGGCGAAGGCCGCGAAGGCAGAGCAGTCCTCCCCCAAGAAGGACGAGCCGAAGCAGGAGGCCCCGAAGAAGGAGGAGCCGAAGAAGGAGTCCGAGCAGGACACCTCCGGCAACGCCGACGTCCCGTACGTCACTCCCCTGGTGCGCAAGCTCGCCGACAAGCACGGCGTCGACCTGTCCAAGGTCGAGGGCTCGGGCATCGGCGGCCGCATCCGCAAGCAGGACGTGCTCAAGGCGGCCGAGGCCGGCTCCGGCGCCGACAAGGCCGACGAGTCCGCCTCCTCCAACTGGTCGACGAAGGGCGTTCGCCCCGAGCTGGCGGAGCTGCGCGGCACCACCCAGCGCGTCAACCGCATCCGTGAGATCACTGCGGCGAAGACCCTCGAGTCCCTGCAGACCTCCGCGCAGCTCACCCAGCTGCACGAGGTCGACATGACCGAGGTGTGGGAGCTGCGCGCCGAGAAGAAGGCCGAGTTCCAGGACAAGCACGGCGTGAAGCTGACCTTCCTGCCGTTCTTCGCCAAGGCGGTCGTCGAGGCCCTGGTCTCCCACCCGAACGTCAACGCTTCGTGGGACGAGAACAAGAAGGAGATCACCTACCACGAGAAGGTGAACCTCGGCATCGCCGTGGACACCGAGCGTGGCCTGCTCTCCCCGGTCATCCACGACGCGCAGGACATGTCCCTGCCGGAGCTGGCCGCCGCGATCGTCGACATCGCCGATCGTGCGCGCAACAACAAGCTCAAGCCGAACGACCTGTCCGGCGGCACGTTCACCATCACCAACATCGGTTCGGAGGGTGCGCTGTCCGACACCCCGATCCTCGTCCCGCCGCAGGGCGCGATGATCGGCACGGGCGTGATCAAGAAGCGTCCCGTCGTGGTGACGGAGAACGGCAATGACGCCATCGGCATCCGCGCCATGGCGTACCTGCCGATCACCTACGACCACCGTCTCATCGACGGCGCCGACGCGGGTCGCTTCATGACCACCGTCGTCGACCGTCTGCAGGTCGCCGACTTCCAGCGCGACCTGGGCCTGTAG
- a CDS encoding aspartate:alanine exchanger family transporter: MQILVENQLLALLVIMGLGLALGQIRIFGFKLGIAAVLFVGLGLATFEPGIQIPPLIYIVGLALFVYTIGLESGPEFFATLRSTGIRHNAFGAVILVVVAIEAFVLISLFPVDNVEGAGTFTGALTNTPALAAVVDALPSIISDDAELQSKLEMPVIGYSLAYPIGVLAVIASIGIVAKVFRVDHDREALEAGVAALPLHTRRVEVTKDDLPSVTDMPVVFGLDIIISRIEHKGHLYVPAEGDTLVAGDVVSVVGTEDVIEAAAERIGTLLPGDPTDDGRLDFRRIFVSSGKVCGVPLEQLHTKMDGMVITRVRRGDLDMVASPQMKLELGDRVRVVATPDRIGDATKFFGDSYKKLSDVNLLPMILGLLLGVLVGMIPVPIPGGVTLTLGSAGGPLVVALVLGALGRTGPLVWPIPYSANLAFRQVGLALFLAGIGTTAGAGFKEALGDPSSLTVLGLAAIIALSSALLTLIIGHKVLKIPFGQTAGILAGLQTHPAVLTYVNDQAKNELPAMGYTTVYPMAMIMKIILAQILVVVLV; this comes from the coding sequence GTGCAAATACTCGTTGAAAACCAGTTGCTGGCGTTGCTCGTCATCATGGGCCTCGGTCTGGCCCTGGGGCAGATCCGCATTTTCGGCTTCAAGCTCGGCATCGCCGCCGTGCTGTTCGTCGGTCTGGGTTTGGCCACGTTCGAGCCCGGCATTCAGATTCCGCCGTTGATCTACATCGTCGGGCTGGCTTTGTTCGTGTACACGATCGGCCTGGAGTCCGGCCCGGAGTTCTTTGCCACGTTGCGGTCAACGGGCATCCGCCACAATGCGTTCGGCGCCGTCATTTTGGTGGTCGTCGCCATCGAGGCGTTCGTGCTGATCTCGTTGTTCCCGGTGGACAACGTCGAGGGTGCGGGCACGTTCACCGGTGCGTTGACCAATACGCCGGCGCTGGCCGCGGTGGTCGATGCGCTGCCGAGCATCATTTCGGATGATGCGGAGCTGCAGAGCAAGTTGGAGATGCCGGTCATCGGTTATTCCCTGGCGTATCCCATCGGCGTGCTGGCGGTCATCGCGTCGATCGGCATCGTGGCCAAGGTGTTCCGGGTGGACCATGATCGCGAGGCCCTGGAGGCCGGCGTGGCGGCGCTGCCGTTGCATACGCGCCGGGTGGAGGTCACCAAGGATGATTTGCCGTCGGTGACGGACATGCCGGTGGTGTTCGGCCTGGACATCATCATTTCGCGCATCGAGCACAAGGGGCACCTGTACGTGCCGGCGGAGGGCGACACCCTGGTCGCCGGTGACGTGGTGTCGGTCGTCGGCACGGAGGACGTCATCGAGGCGGCGGCGGAGCGGATCGGCACGTTGTTGCCGGGTGATCCGACCGATGATGGTCGCCTCGATTTCCGCCGCATTTTCGTGTCGTCGGGCAAGGTGTGCGGTGTGCCGTTGGAGCAGCTGCACACGAAGATGGACGGCATGGTCATCACCCGCGTTCGTCGCGGTGACCTGGACATGGTGGCTTCCCCCCAGATGAAGCTGGAGTTGGGTGACCGCGTGCGCGTGGTGGCCACGCCGGATCGCATCGGCGATGCCACGAAGTTCTTCGGCGATTCGTACAAGAAGCTTTCCGACGTCAACCTGTTGCCCATGATCCTGGGCCTGTTGCTGGGCGTTCTGGTGGGCATGATTCCGGTGCCGATTCCGGGTGGCGTTACCCTGACGCTGGGTTCGGCCGGCGGTCCGCTGGTCGTCGCCTTGGTTTTGGGCGCCCTGGGTCGCACGGGCCCGTTGGTGTGGCCGATCCCCTACTCGGCGAATCTGGCTTTCCGGCAGGTCGGTTTGGCGCTGTTCCTGGCCGGCATCGGCACCACGGCCGGCGCGGGGTTCAAGGAGGCCCTGGGCGATCCGTCGTCGCTGACGGTGCTGGGTCTGGCGGCGATCATCGCGCTCAGCTCGGCGCTGCTGACGCTGATCATCGGGCACAAGGTCCTGAAGATCCCGTTCGGCCAGACCGCCGGCATCTTGGCCGGTCTGCAAACGCACCCGGCCGTGTTGACCTACGTCAACGACCAGGCGAAGAACGAGTTGCCGGCGATGGGCTACACCACGGTGTATCCGATGGCGATGATCATGAAGATCATCCTGGCGCAGATCCTCGTCGTCGTCCTCGTGTAG